In the Cytobacillus pseudoceanisediminis genome, one interval contains:
- a CDS encoding multicopper oxidase family protein, translating into MKKGIMVVLSIFVLSFGALFLFMRFSGMGGNTPNGAMGGIGNGPENMENEESLFNTPLPIPPLLEDTNPDPKKAEFYLTAQESEKEFIKDKKTKTLGYNGDYLGPVIRVKNGEEVSVKVENDMSVGTTVHWHGLEVDGDQDGGPHSGILPGETWNPNFTISQPAATLWYHPHLLHTTGEQVYMGLAGLFYIDDEVSENLNIPKEYGVDDIPLVIQDKQFNSGGKYEYNLGMHDVMMGLQGERILVNGAINPYLEVPRGKVRLRLLNGSNARIYEFKFSSAQSFQQIASDGGFLEQPAEMNSLILSSAERAEIIVDFSNYNEGDVVHLTDQGSEFMKFVVNANEGKGYAVPDQITDIPEINPGNAIRTREFVMQGMGRNVNINGKQMDMNQIDEEVNLGDTEIWEISNDGSSMGGMMGGNGGIAHPFHAHGVQFQIIDRDGNPPPPNERGWKDTILVYPGEKVRAIATFDHEGIFMYHCHILEHEDAGMMGQFEVKDRL; encoded by the coding sequence TTGAAAAAGGGTATTATGGTTGTTCTCAGCATTTTTGTTTTATCTTTTGGAGCCCTGTTTCTATTCATGAGATTTTCAGGCATGGGCGGCAATACTCCCAATGGTGCCATGGGCGGTATAGGAAATGGACCAGAAAACATGGAAAATGAGGAATCCTTATTTAATACCCCTTTACCAATCCCTCCTTTGTTAGAGGATACAAACCCAGATCCTAAAAAGGCAGAATTTTATTTGACTGCACAGGAATCAGAAAAAGAATTTATTAAAGACAAGAAGACAAAAACATTAGGCTATAACGGTGATTACCTCGGACCAGTCATTAGAGTAAAAAATGGTGAAGAAGTTTCCGTAAAAGTAGAAAACGATATGAGTGTCGGAACTACTGTCCACTGGCATGGGCTTGAAGTAGATGGTGACCAGGATGGCGGGCCTCATTCGGGAATCCTGCCGGGTGAAACCTGGAATCCGAATTTTACTATAAGTCAGCCTGCTGCGACATTATGGTATCACCCTCACCTTTTGCACACAACAGGAGAACAGGTATATATGGGACTTGCGGGATTGTTTTATATAGATGATGAAGTCTCGGAAAATCTCAATATCCCCAAAGAATATGGTGTGGATGATATACCGCTGGTAATCCAAGATAAGCAATTTAATTCAGGTGGAAAATATGAATATAATCTGGGGATGCACGATGTGATGATGGGACTTCAGGGTGAGAGGATACTTGTGAATGGTGCTATCAACCCTTACTTGGAAGTGCCTAGAGGAAAGGTACGTCTTCGCCTGTTAAACGGCTCAAATGCAAGAATTTACGAATTTAAGTTTAGCAGTGCCCAATCATTCCAACAGATTGCAAGTGATGGCGGGTTTTTAGAACAGCCTGCTGAAATGAATAGCTTAATTTTGAGCTCCGCTGAAAGGGCTGAGATTATTGTTGATTTTTCCAATTATAATGAAGGGGATGTCGTCCATTTAACTGACCAAGGAAGCGAGTTTATGAAGTTCGTTGTTAATGCAAACGAAGGAAAAGGTTATGCTGTTCCTGATCAAATAACAGATATCCCTGAGATTAATCCGGGAAATGCCATTCGCACTAGAGAATTTGTCATGCAGGGAATGGGTAGAAATGTAAACATTAATGGCAAACAAATGGATATGAATCAAATTGATGAAGAAGTGAACCTTGGAGACACTGAAATATGGGAGATTTCTAATGATGGTTCCAGTATGGGTGGAATGATGGGAGGCAATGGGGGTATTGCCCATCCTTTCCATGCTCATGGTGTGCAATTCCAAATCATTGACAGAGACGGAAACCCGCCTCCACCAAATGAGAGAGGGTGGAAGGATACCATACTCGTCTACCCAGGAGAAAAAGTTAGAGCAATTGCAACCTTTGATCATGAGGGGATTTTTATGTATCATTGCCATATTTTAGAGCATGAAGATGCGGGGATGATGGGACAGTTTGAGGTTAAAGATAGATTGTAA